The genomic DNA GATGCTCTTCTACGGCGGCATGGCCTGCGGAAAGTTGCTGGTCTCGAAGAGCGCGCAGGCGGGCAGCGGCAGCCTGGAGAGCTACCTGTGGGGGTCGATCCTCACGGTCTCTCCCGCCGACCTGGTGGTGATCTCCGGACTGGCCGCTGTGGTGATCGCGGTGACCTTCGGGCTGCGCCGCCAGCTCTTCGCGATCTGCCAGGACGAGGAGTTCGCCCGGGTCACCGGCGTGCCGGTGCGGCTGCTGAACCTGCTGCTCGCGGTGATGGCCGCGGTCACCGTCACGGTGGCGATGCGGGTGGTCGGACTGCTGCTGGTCAGCGCGCTGATGGTGGTCCCGGTGGCGGCCGCGCAGCAGCTGACCCGGTCGTTCGCGGCGACCCAGGCGGCGGCGGTGGGCCTCGGCATCACGGTCGCGGTGCTCGGCGTGGGCGGCTCGTACGAGACCGACCTGCCGCCCGGGCCGACCATCGTGCTGCTGGCGATCGCCGCGTTCGCGCTGTTCAGCGCGGTGGCCGCGCCGCTCGCCCGGCGCCGGCACCGGTCCGCCCCGGACACCGGTCCGGCGGTCTGCGACGTCGTCCTCCCCGCGCAGGACGACCAGCGCGGCGCGCAGCACGGCAACCGCGGCGCGCAGCACGACCACCGCGGCACGCTGCACGGCGACCTCGGCACGCTGCACGGCGACCGCGGCACGCTGCACGGCGACCACCCCGCCGACGGGCCGGACGGCACCCGTCGTGCGGAGGATCCGCTGCCAAGTGGAGGGCTGGCACAATGATGTGCGACACCACTCGACGAGCAGGAGGACCCACGGTGACCACCGCAGGCCCGTCGCCACGCGCGCGTTCGACTCGGCAGCGCACCGCCGTCTCGGCGGTCCTGGACGAGATCGAGGACTTCCGCAGCGCGCAGGAACTGCACGACATGCTCAAGCACCGGGGCGACTCGGTCGGTCTCACCACGGTCTACCGGACCCTGCAGTCGCTCGCCGACGCCGGTGAGGTGGACGTGGTCCGCACCGCCGGCGGCGAGGCCGTGTACCGGCGCTGCAGCAGCGGTCACCACCACCACCTGGTCTGCCGGCAGTGCGGCGCGACCGTCGAGGTCGAGGGCCCGGCGGTCGAGCGCTGGGCGAACGCGGTGGCCGCCGAGCACGGCTTCACCGACATCGCCCACACCTTGGAGATCTTCGGCACCTGCGCGGAGTGCGCCAGGAACCAGGGCTGAGCGCGGCAGGACGAAGGAACGGCAGTACGCGAGAGGGGAGGTCCCGGGCCGCGGCCCGGGACCTCCCCTCGTCGATCAGCTCGGCCGGCCCGGTCGGCCCGGCCGGATCAGCGCTGCGCCGGCAGGTCCGGGTTGCCCGCGGCTTCGTTGGGGATGGCGCCGCCGAAACGGCGGTCGCGGCGCGCGTACTGCTCGCAGGCCTGCCAGAGGTTGCGGCGGTCGAAGTCCGGCCAGAGCACGTCCTGGAACACGAACTCGGCGTACGCGGACTGCCAGGCGAGGAAGTTGGAGGTGCGCTGCTCGCCGCTGGGGCGCAGGAACAGGTCCACGTCCGGCATGTCGGGGTAGTACAGGTACTTGGCGAAGGTCTTCTCGTTGACCTTGGACGGGTCGAGCCGGCCGGCGGCGACCTCGCGGGCGATGGCCTGGGCGGCGTCCGCGATCTCGGCCCGGCCGCCGTAGTTGACGCAGAAGTACAGCGTCATGGCGTCGTTGCCCTTGGTCTGCTCCTGGGCGATCTGGAGCTCCTGGACGACGCTCTTCCACATCTTCGGCATCCGGCCGACCCAGCGGATCCGGATGCCGAGGGCGTCCATCTCGTCGCGGCGGCGGCGGATCACGTCCCGGTTGAAGTTCATCAGGAACTTCACCTCATCGGGCGACCGCTTCCAGTTCTCGGTGGAGAAGGCGTACAGCGAGAGGTTCTTGACGCCGATCTCCAGGCAGCCCTTGAGCACGTCGAGGACGACCGACTCGCCGATCTTGTGGCCCTCGGTGCGGGGCAGGCCGCGCTCCTTGGCCCAGCGGCCGTTGCCGTCCATGACTACCGCGACGTGGTTCGGGACCAGCTCACCGGGGATCTTCGGCGGCCGGGCGCCGCTCGGGTGCGGCTCCGGGGTCTGGTAGTCCCGCTTCTTGCTGCCGAACAGCCGTCGCGCTGCCATGCTCACTTCTCCACGTATCTCATCGAGCGGATACCCCGCTCAAGGTGCCACTGCAGATAGGCGGCCACCAACCCGCTGCCCTCGCGCCAGTACCGGGGTTCGCAGGCGTCGGCCGTCTGCCAGTCCCCCGACAGCAGCGCGCCGAGCAGTACCAGTGTCTCAGGGGAGGGTACGGCACTGCCCGGCACCCGGCAGTCCCCGCACAGGACCCCGCCGGCCTGCAGCGAGAAGAAGCGGTTGGGGCCGGGCAGTCCGCATTTCGCGCAGTCGGTGAAGCTGGCGCCGTAGCCGTTGACCGCGAGGGAGCGCAGCAGGAAGGCGTCCATCACCAGGTGCGGCTCGTGCTGCTCGCCGGCGAGCGTGCGCAGGCCGCCGACCAGCAGCAGGTACTGCTGGACGGCGGGCTGGCCCTCGTTCTCGGCGAAGCGCTCGGCGGTCTCCAGCATCGCGGTGCCGGCCGTGTACCGGGCGTAGTCGGTGACGATCCGGGCACCGTAGGGGGCGATGGTCTCGACCTGGGTGCACAGCGGCAGGGTCCGGCCGACCAGGTCGGTGCCGCGGCTGAAGAACTGGACGTCGACGTGGCAGAACGGCTCCAGCCGGGCGCCGAACTTGGACTTGGTGCGGCGCACGCCGCGGGCCACCGCGCGGACCTTGCCGTGCTGACGGGTCAGCAGCGTGATGATGCGGTCGGCCTCGCCGAGCTTCTGGGTGCGCAGCACGATGCCGTCGTCGCGGAAGAGACTCATGGTCCCCCCATTGTCGCCCAGCCCACCGACAACCCGGCCCGCAGCCGGGCAGCCATGAACCCGCACCGGGGGCCCGTGGGGGGAATCGCCCGTAGGTGCGGGTCACGGCGGGCCCGGGAGGGGGGTTTCGGGCCCGGCTGTGGGGGCTCAGTGCGACGCGCTGGTGGCTGCTTCGAGGAGCGCGTCGACCTGGGCGGTGGAGAGTTTGAGGCAGCGGCCGACGACACCGAGCGCGGCGCGCTCCTGCGGCAGGTACCGGCCGTCGGCGAGGGCCACCCAGGCGCCCTGGGTGAGCAGTCGGGCCCGGCCCTGGAGGGCCAGGTGCGGGGCGAGCGGCTCGAGGGCGGCGTGCAGTTCGACGGCGAGGCCGCTGCCCTCGGCGGCGACGTCGATCGGGTCTCCCCCGCCGTGGCCGGAGAGCGCGGCGAGCGCGGCGAGCACCTGGGCCTCGCCGCAGTCCTCGAAGCCGGCCTCGCGGATCACGGTGCAGGCGGCGTCCCGGCCGGCCCGGCCGGCGGTGCCGCCGGCGGCGAGCGCGGCCAGCGCGATGGTGTACTGCGCGTCCCGGAGCATGGCGGCCAGCCGCAGCGAGGTGAGCTGCTCGAGCGCGTCGGTGCCGTAGCGGCCGTGGCAGGAGGTGCACTGCACGCTGCCGATCACCGGGCCGAGCGGGAGGACCGGGGTGCCGAGCAACCGCAGCCACCGCCGGCCGTGCTGCCGACGGTAGTTGCGATCCCCACCACAGCCCGGGCAGAAGAACTCACCGAGAACATCAGTCCGCCAGCGAGGGCGGACACCCCACAACCCTGTCACGGCGCCACTCCCCAGACATGGCAGGCGGCCTGCACATCAATGGGCAGGTCACGCGACCGGACGCCGCGGGCCGTCCCACCGACCCCGAATCCGGTGGATCGATGTTGCCACGGTTGCCCCCGGGTGTCAGCACCCCGAACGGGTCAAGAAGCGAAAATTTGTGACGCGGGCCACACGAAGCCGAAGGGCCACCCGCCGACGGCGGGTGGCCCCAGGAGGTCCTACCGGGGAGGTCAGCCGCGCTGCGCCCGGTTGACGGCGCTGACCAGTGCCTTCAGCGAGGCCAGCACGGTGTTGGAGTCGATGCCGACGCCCCACAGCACCTTGCCCTCGACCGCGCACTCGACGTACGCGGCGGCCTGGGCGTCGCCGCCCTCGCTCAGCGCGTGCTCGGCGTAGTCCAGCACCCGCACGTCGACGCCGATGGTGCCCAGCGCGTTGACGAAGGCGGAGACCGGGCCGTTGCCGGTGCCGGTCAGGGTGACCGGCCGCCCGTCGACGACCGCCTCGGTGGACAGCGCGTCGCGGCCGTCCTCGGTGGTCAGGCTGCGCGAGCCGCTCAGCGAGATCCGGCCCCAGGCGTTGTCGGGGGTGGGCAGGTACTCGTCCTGGAAGACGGCCCAGATGTCGCCCGGGGTGACCTCGCCGCCCTCGGCGTCGGTCTTGGCCTGGATGATCTTCGAGAACTCGATCTGCATCCGGCGCGGCAGGTCCAGCTTGTGGTCGTTCTTCAGGACGTACGCGATGCCGCCCTTGCCGGACTGGCTGTTGACCCGGATGACCGCCTCGTAGCTGCGGCCGACGTCCTTGGGGTCGATCGGCAGGTACGGCACGCCCCAGGTGAAGTCCTCGACCGGGACGCCCGCCGCCTCGGCGTCGGCGGCCAGCGCGTCGAAGCCCTTCTTGATGGCGTCCTGGTGGGAGCCGGAGAAGGAGGTGTACACCAGGTCGCCGGCGTAGGGGTGGCGCTCGGGCACCGGCATCTGGTTGCAGTACTCGGCGGTGCGGCGGATCTCGTCGATGTCCGAGAAGTCGATCATCGGGTCGACGCCCTGCGAGAACAGGTTCATCCCGACGTTGACCAGGTCCAGGTTGCCGGTCCGCTCGCCCTGGCCGAACAGGCAGCCCTCGACCCGGTCGGCGCCGGCCATCATCGCCAGCTCGGCCGAGGCCACGCCGGTGCCGCGGTCGTTGTGCGGGTGGGTGGACAGGCAGACGAACTCGCGGCGGGACAGGTTCCGCGACATCCACTCGATCTTGTCGGCGTAGACGTTCGGGGTGGAGCGCTCGACCGTGGTCGGCAGGTTCAGGATGATCTCGCGGCCCTCGCACGGCTGCCAGACATCCATCACCGCCTCGCAGACCTCCAGCGCGAAGTCCAGCTCGGTGTCGATGAAGATCTCCGGCGAGTACTCGTAGCCGAAGACCGTCTCGTCGCCCAGGATCTTCTCCGCGTACTCCATCACCAGGCGGGTGCCGTCCACCGCGATCGCCTTGATGTCGTCCCTGGAGCCCTTGAAGACCACCCGGCGGAACAGCGGCGAAGTCGCGTTGTACAGGTGGACGGTCGCCCGCTTCGCGCCCTTCAGCGACTCCACGGTCTTCTCGATCAGGTCCTCGCGGGCCTGGGTCAGCACCGAGATGGTGACGTCGTCCGGGATCGCGTTCTCCTCGATCAGGGAACGCACGAAGTTGAAGTCGGTCGCGCCGGAGGACGGGAAGCCGACCTCGATCTCCTTGTAGCCCAGGCGCACCAGCAGGTCGAACATCTTGCGCTTGCGGGCCGGCGACATCGGGTCGATCAGCGCCTGGTTGCCGTCCCGCAGGTCGGTGGACAGCCAGCGCGGGGCCTGGGTGATGACCTTCGACGGCCAGGTGCGGTCCGGCAGGTCGACGGTGCCGAAGGGTACGTACCGGTGGAACGGCATCCCCGACGGCTTCTGCAGCACGGAGGAGGCGGTGATCGGGGTGGGACGGTCGATGAACGCGCGGGCGACGGACGACTGCTCGGTCATGGGTGAGACTCTCGGCTTCCCTGTCGATTGCGGGCTGTGGGTCGGGATGA from Kitasatospora terrestris includes the following:
- a CDS encoding metal ABC transporter permease, which codes for MLQYDFMQRALIAAVLVGITAPAVGIYLVQRRQALMGDGIGHVALTGVGLGFLFQTSPVWMAVLVCVLGAIVMELVRSRGNQRGDIALAMLFYGGMACGKLLVSKSAQAGSGSLESYLWGSILTVSPADLVVISGLAAVVIAVTFGLRRQLFAICQDEEFARVTGVPVRLLNLLLAVMAAVTVTVAMRVVGLLLVSALMVVPVAAAQQLTRSFAATQAAAVGLGITVAVLGVGGSYETDLPPGPTIVLLAIAAFALFSAVAAPLARRRHRSAPDTGPAVCDVVLPAQDDQRGAQHGNRGAQHDHRGTLHGDLGTLHGDRGTLHGDHPADGPDGTRRAEDPLPSGGLAQ
- a CDS encoding Fur family transcriptional regulator, whose product is MTTAGPSPRARSTRQRTAVSAVLDEIEDFRSAQELHDMLKHRGDSVGLTTVYRTLQSLADAGEVDVVRTAGGEAVYRRCSSGHHHHLVCRQCGATVEVEGPAVERWANAVAAEHGFTDIAHTLEIFGTCAECARNQG
- a CDS encoding isoprenyl transferase — encoded protein: MAARRLFGSKKRDYQTPEPHPSGARPPKIPGELVPNHVAVVMDGNGRWAKERGLPRTEGHKIGESVVLDVLKGCLEIGVKNLSLYAFSTENWKRSPDEVKFLMNFNRDVIRRRRDEMDALGIRIRWVGRMPKMWKSVVQELQIAQEQTKGNDAMTLYFCVNYGGRAEIADAAQAIAREVAAGRLDPSKVNEKTFAKYLYYPDMPDVDLFLRPSGEQRTSNFLAWQSAYAEFVFQDVLWPDFDRRNLWQACEQYARRDRRFGGAIPNEAAGNPDLPAQR
- the recO gene encoding DNA repair protein RecO; the protein is MSLFRDDGIVLRTQKLGEADRIITLLTRQHGKVRAVARGVRRTKSKFGARLEPFCHVDVQFFSRGTDLVGRTLPLCTQVETIAPYGARIVTDYARYTAGTAMLETAERFAENEGQPAVQQYLLLVGGLRTLAGEQHEPHLVMDAFLLRSLAVNGYGASFTDCAKCGLPGPNRFFSLQAGGVLCGDCRVPGSAVPSPETLVLLGALLSGDWQTADACEPRYWREGSGLVAAYLQWHLERGIRSMRYVEK
- a CDS encoding TerB family tellurite resistance protein; its protein translation is MLGTPVLPLGPVIGSVQCTSCHGRYGTDALEQLTSLRLAAMLRDAQYTIALAALAAGGTAGRAGRDAACTVIREAGFEDCGEAQVLAALAALSGHGGGDPIDVAAEGSGLAVELHAALEPLAPHLALQGRARLLTQGAWVALADGRYLPQERAALGVVGRCLKLSTAQVDALLEAATSASH
- the leuA gene encoding 2-isopropylmalate synthase gives rise to the protein MTEQSSVARAFIDRPTPITASSVLQKPSGMPFHRYVPFGTVDLPDRTWPSKVITQAPRWLSTDLRDGNQALIDPMSPARKRKMFDLLVRLGYKEIEVGFPSSGATDFNFVRSLIEENAIPDDVTISVLTQAREDLIEKTVESLKGAKRATVHLYNATSPLFRRVVFKGSRDDIKAIAVDGTRLVMEYAEKILGDETVFGYEYSPEIFIDTELDFALEVCEAVMDVWQPCEGREIILNLPTTVERSTPNVYADKIEWMSRNLSRREFVCLSTHPHNDRGTGVASAELAMMAGADRVEGCLFGQGERTGNLDLVNVGMNLFSQGVDPMIDFSDIDEIRRTAEYCNQMPVPERHPYAGDLVYTSFSGSHQDAIKKGFDALAADAEAAGVPVEDFTWGVPYLPIDPKDVGRSYEAVIRVNSQSGKGGIAYVLKNDHKLDLPRRMQIEFSKIIQAKTDAEGGEVTPGDIWAVFQDEYLPTPDNAWGRISLSGSRSLTTEDGRDALSTEAVVDGRPVTLTGTGNGPVSAFVNALGTIGVDVRVLDYAEHALSEGGDAQAAAYVECAVEGKVLWGVGIDSNTVLASLKALVSAVNRAQRG